In a single window of the Maniola jurtina chromosome 4, ilManJurt1.1, whole genome shotgun sequence genome:
- the LOC123864512 gene encoding peroxiredoxin 1 isoform X2 produces the protein MAQEVLNRKRERSDSCNEGNESIAKKLQMVSFNKMPLQLTKPAPQFKTTAVVNGEFKDLSLSDYKGKYVVLFFYPLDFTFVCPTEIIAFSERADEFRKVGCEVIAASTDSHFTHLAWINTPRKQGGLGPMNIPIISDKSHRIARDYGVLNEETGIPFRGLFIIDDKQNLRQITVNDLPVGRSVEETLRLVQAFQYTDKHGEVCPANWRPGAKTIKPDTKAAQEYFGDAN, from the exons ATGGCGCAAGAAGTATTGAATAGGAAAAGAGAGCGAAGTGATTCATGCAATGAAGGGAATGAAAGTATTGCGAAAAAGTTACAAATGGTCAG CTTCAACAAGATGCCACTTCAGCTGACTAAGCCGGCGCCGCAGTTCAAGACCACCGCGGTGGTGAACGGCGAATTCAAGGACCTCTCGCTATCCGACTACAAGGGAAAATACGTTGTGTTGTTCTTCTACCCCCTGGACTT CACGTTCGTATGCCCGACGGAAATCATCGCATTCTCGGAACGCGCGGACGAGTTCCGCAAGGTCGGCTGTGAAGTTATCGCCGCTTCGACCGACTCTCACTTCACTCATCTGGCCTGGATCAACACGCCGCGCAAGCAGG GTGGACTGGGCCCCATGAACATCCCGATCATAAGCGACAAGTCGCACCGCATCGCGCGCGACTACGGCGTGCTGAACGAGGAGACCGGCATCCCCTTCCGCGGCCTCTTCATCATCGACGACAAGCAGAACCTGCGCCAGATCACCGTCAACGATCTGCCCGTCGGCCG CTCAGTAGAGGAGACCCTCCGTCTGGTCCAAGCATTCCAGTACACGGACAAGCACGGAGAGGTGTGCCCGGCCAACTGGCGGCCTGGCGCCAAGACCATCAAGCCCGACACCAAGGCGGCGCAGGAATACTTTGGCGACGCCAACTAG
- the LOC123864512 gene encoding peroxiredoxin 1 isoform X1: MSMDHKCYCRGDEITSMDLEKPEHLVPMMRPFSMSFNKMPLQLTKPAPQFKTTAVVNGEFKDLSLSDYKGKYVVLFFYPLDFTFVCPTEIIAFSERADEFRKVGCEVIAASTDSHFTHLAWINTPRKQGGLGPMNIPIISDKSHRIARDYGVLNEETGIPFRGLFIIDDKQNLRQITVNDLPVGRSVEETLRLVQAFQYTDKHGEVCPANWRPGAKTIKPDTKAAQEYFGDAN, from the exons ATGTCTATGGATCACAAGTGTTACTGTCGGGGTGATGAGATCACCAGCATGGACCTGGAGAAGCCAGAGCACCTTGTACCCATGATGAGACCATTCTCCATGAG CTTCAACAAGATGCCACTTCAGCTGACTAAGCCGGCGCCGCAGTTCAAGACCACCGCGGTGGTGAACGGCGAATTCAAGGACCTCTCGCTATCCGACTACAAGGGAAAATACGTTGTGTTGTTCTTCTACCCCCTGGACTT CACGTTCGTATGCCCGACGGAAATCATCGCATTCTCGGAACGCGCGGACGAGTTCCGCAAGGTCGGCTGTGAAGTTATCGCCGCTTCGACCGACTCTCACTTCACTCATCTGGCCTGGATCAACACGCCGCGCAAGCAGG GTGGACTGGGCCCCATGAACATCCCGATCATAAGCGACAAGTCGCACCGCATCGCGCGCGACTACGGCGTGCTGAACGAGGAGACCGGCATCCCCTTCCGCGGCCTCTTCATCATCGACGACAAGCAGAACCTGCGCCAGATCACCGTCAACGATCTGCCCGTCGGCCG CTCAGTAGAGGAGACCCTCCGTCTGGTCCAAGCATTCCAGTACACGGACAAGCACGGAGAGGTGTGCCCGGCCAACTGGCGGCCTGGCGCCAAGACCATCAAGCCCGACACCAAGGCGGCGCAGGAATACTTTGGCGACGCCAACTAG
- the LOC123864512 gene encoding peroxiredoxin 1 isoform X3, translated as MPLQLTKPAPQFKTTAVVNGEFKDLSLSDYKGKYVVLFFYPLDFTFVCPTEIIAFSERADEFRKVGCEVIAASTDSHFTHLAWINTPRKQGGLGPMNIPIISDKSHRIARDYGVLNEETGIPFRGLFIIDDKQNLRQITVNDLPVGRSVEETLRLVQAFQYTDKHGEVCPANWRPGAKTIKPDTKAAQEYFGDAN; from the exons ATGCCACTTCAGCTGACTAAGCCGGCGCCGCAGTTCAAGACCACCGCGGTGGTGAACGGCGAATTCAAGGACCTCTCGCTATCCGACTACAAGGGAAAATACGTTGTGTTGTTCTTCTACCCCCTGGACTT CACGTTCGTATGCCCGACGGAAATCATCGCATTCTCGGAACGCGCGGACGAGTTCCGCAAGGTCGGCTGTGAAGTTATCGCCGCTTCGACCGACTCTCACTTCACTCATCTGGCCTGGATCAACACGCCGCGCAAGCAGG GTGGACTGGGCCCCATGAACATCCCGATCATAAGCGACAAGTCGCACCGCATCGCGCGCGACTACGGCGTGCTGAACGAGGAGACCGGCATCCCCTTCCGCGGCCTCTTCATCATCGACGACAAGCAGAACCTGCGCCAGATCACCGTCAACGATCTGCCCGTCGGCCG CTCAGTAGAGGAGACCCTCCGTCTGGTCCAAGCATTCCAGTACACGGACAAGCACGGAGAGGTGTGCCCGGCCAACTGGCGGCCTGGCGCCAAGACCATCAAGCCCGACACCAAGGCGGCGCAGGAATACTTTGGCGACGCCAACTAG